From the genome of Streptomyces sp. NBC_01116, one region includes:
- a CDS encoding FHA domain-containing protein yields the protein MGRGVPELVLELNGNTWTLDPSRSYTLGRDPQGDLAVDDARVSWRHATISWSGRSWFIEDHGSTNGTYVRGQRIQQVEIGPGSVLHLGNATDGPRVSLRAAAGAGAAAGHAVGAQQAPVQQQPHQQPQGGGAGWPGQQAAAHQAPAQHQAPAQQPHQQQAWQQQPQAPQQQVPQQQPSHQKVPHQQGPGHPAGPGQGGAAGAPPVYGDRSPTTFHQLALGRVMRIGRALENELVVSDLQVSRHHAEFHATPDGRFEIRDLGSHNGTYVNGLPLHKSGSALIGANDIVGVGHSTFRLVGDRLEEFVDTGEVSFSARHLTVTVDGGKQILKDVSFGVPEKSLIAVIGPSGSGKSTLLKALTGYRPANQGDVLYDNRNLYKQFAELRQRIGLVPQDDILHKELTVTKALKYAAKLRFPADTTEAERQSRITEVLAELKLDIHKDKKITSLSGGQRKRVSVALELLTKPSLIFLDEPTSGLDPGMDRDVMQLLRGLADDGRTVLVVTHSVAELAICDKLLVMAPGGSVAYFGPPEEALNFFGYTSWADVFSAFENYRDYDWAGRWRGSQHYQMYAADIDAVAAQPVSMPPPQQMRPPKPQGWMAQLWTLIRRYSSVIASDKGFMGLMLILPAVLGVVSVVIPAEFGLAEPDPPSRFNGKAGTIMLILAVGMCFSGAANSVRELIKERVIYERERATGLSRSAYLMSKVIVLGVITAFQGVIICGIGFATRDLPAEGLIMPPAVEICLSIIALGFTSMMFGLVISSLVKTAEKTMPLLVMFAIIQVVFTGVLFQVYGSPGLEQFAWLMPSRWAMAAAGTTLDLAHLMPPWDPKNPTDLDPLWEHTASQWGINIAVLLALGVICGIAVARLLRRHEPEVMRK from the coding sequence GTGGGGCGCGGAGTGCCGGAACTCGTACTGGAATTGAATGGCAACACCTGGACGCTCGATCCGTCCAGGTCGTACACCCTTGGCCGTGATCCGCAGGGCGACCTGGCGGTCGACGACGCCAGGGTGTCGTGGCGGCATGCCACGATCAGCTGGAGCGGCCGTAGTTGGTTCATCGAGGACCACGGCAGCACCAACGGCACCTATGTGCGGGGTCAGCGGATCCAGCAGGTGGAAATCGGCCCCGGCTCGGTGCTGCACCTGGGCAACGCCACCGACGGGCCCCGGGTGAGCCTCCGCGCCGCCGCGGGCGCCGGCGCCGCCGCCGGGCACGCGGTCGGCGCTCAGCAGGCACCCGTGCAGCAGCAGCCCCATCAGCAGCCGCAGGGTGGCGGCGCGGGCTGGCCCGGCCAGCAGGCGGCCGCGCACCAGGCCCCCGCCCAGCACCAGGCCCCTGCCCAGCAGCCCCACCAGCAGCAGGCCTGGCAGCAGCAGCCACAGGCGCCGCAGCAGCAGGTCCCGCAGCAGCAGCCCTCGCACCAGAAGGTGCCGCACCAGCAGGGCCCCGGACATCCGGCCGGACCGGGACAGGGCGGTGCCGCGGGGGCGCCGCCGGTCTACGGCGACCGGAGCCCGACCACGTTCCACCAGCTGGCCCTCGGCCGGGTCATGCGCATCGGTCGTGCGCTGGAGAACGAGCTGGTCGTCTCCGACCTCCAGGTCTCCCGCCACCACGCCGAGTTCCACGCGACGCCCGACGGCCGCTTCGAGATCCGCGACCTCGGCTCGCACAACGGCACGTACGTCAACGGTCTGCCGCTCCACAAGTCGGGCTCCGCGCTCATCGGCGCGAACGACATCGTCGGCGTCGGCCACTCGACGTTCCGGCTGGTCGGCGACCGGCTGGAAGAGTTCGTCGACACCGGTGAGGTCTCCTTCTCCGCCCGCCACCTCACGGTGACGGTCGACGGAGGGAAGCAGATCCTCAAGGACGTCTCCTTCGGCGTCCCCGAGAAGTCGCTGATCGCGGTCATCGGCCCGTCCGGTTCCGGAAAGTCCACCCTGCTCAAGGCGCTCACCGGCTACCGGCCCGCCAACCAGGGTGACGTCCTCTACGACAACCGGAACCTGTACAAGCAGTTCGCCGAGCTGCGCCAGCGCATCGGTCTGGTCCCGCAGGACGACATCCTGCACAAGGAGCTGACCGTGACCAAGGCCCTGAAGTACGCGGCCAAACTGCGCTTCCCCGCGGACACCACCGAGGCCGAGCGCCAGTCCCGGATCACCGAGGTCCTCGCCGAGCTCAAGCTCGACATCCACAAGGACAAGAAGATCACCTCGCTCTCCGGTGGCCAGCGCAAGCGCGTCTCGGTCGCCCTGGAGCTGCTCACCAAGCCCTCGCTGATCTTCCTGGACGAGCCGACCTCCGGCCTCGACCCGGGCATGGACCGCGACGTCATGCAGTTGCTGCGCGGCCTCGCCGACGACGGCCGCACCGTGCTCGTCGTCACGCACTCGGTCGCCGAGCTGGCGATCTGCGACAAACTCCTCGTGATGGCCCCCGGCGGTTCCGTCGCCTACTTCGGCCCGCCGGAGGAAGCGCTGAACTTCTTCGGCTACACCAGCTGGGCCGACGTCTTCTCCGCCTTCGAGAACTACCGCGACTACGACTGGGCGGGCCGCTGGCGCGGGTCGCAGCACTACCAGATGTACGCCGCCGACATCGACGCGGTCGCGGCCCAGCCGGTCAGCATGCCGCCCCCGCAGCAGATGCGCCCGCCGAAGCCGCAGGGCTGGATGGCGCAGCTGTGGACGCTGATCCGGAGATACTCCTCCGTCATCGCGTCCGACAAGGGCTTCATGGGCCTCATGCTGATCCTGCCCGCCGTGCTGGGCGTGGTCAGCGTGGTCATCCCGGCGGAATTCGGTCTCGCCGAGCCCGACCCGCCGTCCCGGTTCAACGGCAAGGCCGGAACGATCATGCTGATCCTCGCGGTCGGCATGTGCTTCTCCGGCGCCGCCAACTCCGTACGCGAGCTGATCAAGGAACGGGTCATCTACGAACGGGAGCGGGCCACCGGCCTGTCCCGCTCCGCCTACCTGATGTCCAAGGTGATCGTCCTCGGTGTGATCACCGCCTTCCAGGGCGTGATCATCTGCGGCATCGGCTTCGCCACCCGCGATCTTCCCGCGGAGGGCCTGATCATGCCGCCGGCCGTCGAGATCTGCCTCTCGATCATCGCGCTGGGCTTCACCTCGATGATGTTCGGCCTGGTCATCTCCTCGCTGGTGAAGACCGCCGAGAAGACCATGCCGCTGCTGGTCATGTTCGCGATCATCCAGGTCGTCTTCACCGGCGTGCTCTTCCAGGTGTACGGGTCGCCCGGCCTGGAGCAGTTCGCCTGGCTGATGCCGTCCCGCTGGGCGATGGCCGCGGCCGGCACCACGCTGGACCTGGCGCACCTGATGCCGCCGTGGGACCCGAAGAACCCCACCGACCTCGACCCGCTGTGGGAGCACACGGCGAGCCAGTGGGGCATCAACATCGCCGTGCTGCTCGCGCTGGGCGTGATCTGCGGCATCGCGGTCGCGCGCCTGCTGCGCCGCCACGAGCCCGAGGTCATGCGCAAGTAG
- the serB gene encoding phosphoserine phosphatase SerB, with amino-acid sequence MSASQPPQPLSSSEPPEPPESRRADGTGDGPPPGSDAPTLLVKIFGKDRPGITAGLFDTLAAYAVDVVDIEQVVTRGRIVLCALVTSPTAGGTTEGDLRATVHSWAESLKLQAEIISGIGDNRPRGDGRSHVTVLGHPLTAESTAAIAAAITSTGGNIDRIFRLAKYPVTAVEFAVSGTGTERLRTALATEAAEIGVDVAVVSAGLSRRAQRLVVMDVDSTLIQDEVIELFAAHAGCEEEVARVTEQAMRGELDFEQSLHARVALLAGLDASVVDKVRTEVRLTPGARTLIRTLKRLGYQVGVVSGGFTQVTDDLKERLGLDFASANTLEVVDGRFTGRVVGDVVDRAGKARLLRSFAEQAGVPLAQTVAIGDGANDLDMLNTAGLGVAFNAKPMVREAAHTAVNVPFLDTVLYLLGITREEVEAADGLVD; translated from the coding sequence ATGAGCGCATCTCAGCCACCTCAGCCCCTCTCCTCCTCTGAGCCCCCTGAGCCCCCTGAGTCCCGTCGGGCCGACGGCACCGGCGACGGGCCTCCTCCGGGCAGCGACGCACCCACGCTTCTCGTCAAGATCTTCGGCAAGGACCGTCCCGGCATCACCGCCGGCCTCTTCGACACCCTCGCCGCGTACGCGGTCGACGTCGTGGACATCGAGCAGGTCGTCACGCGGGGCCGCATCGTGCTGTGCGCTCTGGTCACCTCCCCCACCGCGGGCGGGACCACCGAGGGCGATCTGCGGGCGACCGTGCACAGCTGGGCCGAATCACTGAAGCTCCAGGCCGAGATCATCTCCGGCATCGGCGACAACCGCCCGCGCGGTGACGGCCGTTCCCATGTGACGGTGCTGGGCCATCCTCTGACCGCGGAGTCGACCGCCGCCATAGCGGCCGCCATCACCTCGACCGGCGGGAACATCGACCGTATCTTCCGGCTGGCGAAGTACCCGGTCACCGCCGTCGAGTTCGCGGTGTCGGGGACCGGGACCGAGCGGCTGCGGACCGCGCTGGCGACCGAGGCCGCGGAGATCGGCGTGGATGTCGCGGTGGTCTCGGCCGGGCTGAGCCGCCGGGCCCAGCGGCTGGTGGTCATGGACGTCGACTCCACGCTGATCCAGGACGAGGTGATCGAGCTCTTCGCGGCGCACGCGGGCTGTGAGGAAGAGGTCGCCCGGGTGACCGAGCAGGCGATGCGCGGCGAGCTGGACTTCGAGCAGTCGCTGCACGCCCGGGTCGCGCTGCTGGCCGGTCTGGACGCCTCGGTGGTGGACAAGGTCCGCACCGAGGTACGGCTCACCCCCGGCGCCCGCACCCTGATCCGTACGCTCAAGCGACTCGGCTATCAGGTCGGCGTCGTCTCCGGCGGTTTCACCCAGGTCACCGACGACCTGAAGGAACGGCTCGGCCTCGACTTCGCCTCGGCCAACACCCTGGAGGTGGTGGACGGCAGGTTCACCGGCCGGGTCGTCGGCGACGTGGTGGACCGGGCGGGCAAGGCCCGGCTGCTGCGGAGCTTCGCCGAGCAGGCGGGGGTGCCGCTGGCCCAGACGGTGGCGATCGGGGACGGGGCGAACGACCTCGACATGCTGAACACCGCCGGGCTCGGCGTCGCGTTCAACGCGAAGCCGATGGTCCGCGAGGCTGCGCACACCGCGGTGAACGTGCCGTTCCTGGACACCGTGCTCTATCTGCTCGGCATCACCCGTGAAGAGGTCGAGGCGGCGGACGGTCTCGTCGACTGA
- a CDS encoding histidine phosphatase family protein: MSVETPRRIVLLRHAKAEWSQASDHERPLAERGRKDAPVAGRRLADSGIDFDLALCSSAARTRETWKLAVHEFSQRPRTVYEERLYEASLGELIALFNETPDEVRNLLVIGHNPGMHGAADALSGSAEGDTLARMTRDGFPTAAYAVVEFPGSWKSVEHGAGKLTEYWTPND, translated from the coding sequence ATGAGCGTCGAGACACCTCGCAGGATCGTCCTTCTCCGGCATGCCAAGGCGGAATGGTCACAGGCTTCCGATCATGAGCGCCCGCTGGCCGAGCGCGGCCGCAAGGACGCGCCCGTGGCCGGCCGCAGGCTCGCCGATTCCGGCATCGATTTCGACCTGGCCCTCTGCTCCAGCGCCGCCAGGACACGGGAGACCTGGAAGCTGGCGGTCCATGAATTCTCCCAGCGCCCCCGGACCGTCTACGAGGAGAGGCTGTACGAGGCCTCCCTCGGTGAACTGATCGCCCTGTTCAACGAGACCCCGGACGAGGTGCGCAACCTCCTGGTCATCGGCCACAACCCCGGGATGCACGGGGCCGCCGATGCCCTCTCGGGATCGGCCGAGGGCGACACCCTGGCCCGGATGACCCGGGACGGCTTCCCCACGGCCGCCTATGCCGTGGTCGAGTTCCCCGGCTCCTGGAAGAGCGTGGAACACGGAGCCGGCAAGCTCACCGAGTACTGGACGCCGAACGACTGA
- a CDS encoding SGM_5486 family transporter-associated protein, protein MPVLDPNPQNGQKKLLLVFGAMLLITVVIGVIATIASP, encoded by the coding sequence ATGCCAGTGCTCGATCCGAATCCCCAGAACGGCCAGAAGAAGCTTCTCCTCGTGTTCGGGGCGATGCTCCTCATCACCGTCGTCATCGGTGTGATCGCCACGATCGCCTCGCCCTGA
- a CDS encoding CynX/NimT family MFS transporter, which yields MPDDETQTPTLNRGPAARTSRELHAQRLPGAGEAPAPWLLRLIAVGLVLAALNLRPAITSLGALLEEVRDGLHMSGSVAGVLTSVPPLCFAVFGVMAPRLARRFGAGAVVCAGMAAIAAGLVIRPYIGSTAGFLAASALALMGIAVSNILMPVIVKRWFPDRVGTMTGLYSMALALGTALAAAVTVPVTGALGGDWRTGLAVWAVLAAVAVLPWIVLVRDRTPAPGQPVPAPAASGAPAAEAPALRITRSRTAWALACFFGLQATAAYITMGWMPQIFRDAGVSAGTAGLLLAVTMAMGVPLAFVIPRVASRLKQQGPIVVALGLCGLIGYGGLYLAPAAGAWAWAVLLGVANCAFPLALTMIGMRARSGAGVVRLSAFAQSTGYLLSIPGPLLVGVLYQHSGGWGLPIALMAGLMIPQMVAGILAGRDRTIEDEC from the coding sequence ATGCCGGACGACGAGACCCAGACCCCGACCCTGAACCGCGGCCCCGCCGCGCGCACCTCCCGCGAACTCCACGCCCAGCGGCTCCCCGGCGCGGGCGAGGCCCCCGCGCCCTGGCTGCTGCGCCTCATCGCCGTGGGACTCGTCCTCGCCGCACTGAACCTCCGCCCCGCCATCACCAGCCTCGGCGCCCTCCTCGAAGAGGTCCGCGACGGGCTGCACATGAGCGGGAGCGTGGCCGGGGTCCTCACCTCCGTACCACCGCTCTGCTTCGCGGTCTTCGGGGTGATGGCACCGCGTCTGGCCCGCCGCTTCGGCGCGGGCGCCGTGGTCTGCGCGGGCATGGCCGCCATCGCCGCGGGCCTGGTCATCCGCCCGTACATCGGCTCCACCGCCGGGTTCCTGGCCGCCAGCGCCCTGGCCCTGATGGGCATCGCCGTCAGCAACATCCTGATGCCGGTGATCGTCAAGCGCTGGTTCCCGGACCGCGTCGGCACCATGACCGGCCTCTACTCCATGGCCCTGGCCCTCGGCACCGCCCTGGCCGCCGCCGTCACCGTCCCGGTCACCGGGGCGCTCGGCGGAGACTGGCGGACGGGCCTGGCCGTCTGGGCCGTGCTCGCCGCCGTCGCCGTACTGCCCTGGATCGTCCTCGTACGCGACCGCACCCCCGCCCCCGGCCAGCCGGTCCCCGCCCCGGCCGCCTCCGGTGCGCCGGCCGCGGAGGCGCCGGCCCTCCGGATCACCCGCAGCCGCACCGCGTGGGCCCTCGCCTGCTTCTTCGGGCTCCAGGCGACCGCCGCCTACATCACCATGGGCTGGATGCCGCAGATCTTCCGGGACGCCGGGGTCTCCGCCGGCACGGCCGGACTCCTGCTCGCGGTCACCATGGCGATGGGCGTCCCGCTCGCCTTCGTCATCCCCCGGGTCGCCTCCCGGCTCAAGCAGCAGGGCCCCATCGTCGTCGCCCTCGGCCTGTGCGGCCTGATCGGCTACGGCGGGCTCTACCTCGCCCCCGCCGCCGGAGCCTGGGCCTGGGCCGTGCTCCTCGGGGTGGCCAACTGCGCCTTCCCCCTCGCCCTCACGATGATCGGCATGCGGGCCCGGTCCGGCGCGGGCGTGGTCCGGCTCTCCGCCTTCGCCCAGTCGACCGGCTACCTGCTCTCGATCCCCGGCCCGCTGCTCGTCGGCGTGCTCTACCAGCACAGCGGTGGCTGGGGGCTGCCGATCGCGCTGATGGCGGGCCTCATGATTCCCCAGATGGTGGCCGGGATCCTCGCGGGCCGGGACCGGACGATCGAGGACGAATGCTGA
- a CDS encoding FadR/GntR family transcriptional regulator yields MALTSPRRSALADQVIAQLRNQITSGEWPVGSRIPTEPELVEQLGVARNTVREAVRALAHNGLLDIRQGSGTYVVATSELAGVMHRRFAAADPRHIAELRSTLESSAARLAAARRTERDLRQLDTLMARREEAWASGSAEAFVAADATLHLAVVAASHNDVLTELYADLGDLLRDYLRGDVGPELRPENHMDHGRLVEAIRSGDAETAAAEAASHALTCLTDRV; encoded by the coding sequence ATGGCGTTGACGTCTCCGCGGCGTTCGGCACTCGCCGACCAGGTGATCGCCCAGCTGAGGAATCAGATCACCTCGGGCGAGTGGCCGGTCGGCTCGCGGATTCCGACCGAACCCGAGCTGGTCGAGCAGCTGGGCGTGGCCCGTAACACCGTCCGCGAGGCCGTGCGGGCCCTCGCGCACAACGGGCTGCTGGACATCCGGCAGGGCTCCGGCACGTATGTGGTCGCCACCAGCGAGCTGGCCGGGGTGATGCACCGCAGGTTCGCCGCGGCCGATCCGCGGCACATCGCGGAGCTGCGCTCGACGCTGGAGTCGTCGGCGGCCCGGCTGGCGGCGGCCCGGCGCACCGAGCGGGATCTGCGGCAGCTGGACACGTTGATGGCTCGCCGCGAGGAGGCCTGGGCGTCGGGGAGCGCGGAGGCGTTCGTGGCCGCGGACGCGACGCTGCACCTGGCGGTGGTCGCGGCCTCGCACAACGACGTCCTGACCGAGCTCTACGCCGACCTGGGGGACCTGCTGCGCGACTACCTGCGCGGCGACGTGGGTCCCGAGCTGCGGCCGGAGAACCACATGGACCACGGGCGGCTGGTCGAGGCGATCCGGTCCGGGGACGCGGAGACGGCGGCGGCCGAGGCGGCGAGCCACGCGCTGACCTGCCTGACGGACCGGGTGTAG
- the fabI gene encoding enoyl-ACP reductase FabI has product MSGILDGKRILITGVLMESSIAFHAAKVAQEQGAEVILTAFPRPTLTERIARKLPKPAKVIELDVTNQEHLDRLAGLVREELGSLDGVVHSIGFAPQDALGGNFLNTPFESVATAMHVSAFSLKSLAMACKPLMSEGGSIVGLTFDAQYAWPQYDWMGPAKAALEATSRYLARDLGKDGLRCNLISAGPLRSMAAKSIPGFEELADVWNTRAPLAWDMNDPEPAGRSIVALLSDFFPRTTGEIIHVDSGVHMMGA; this is encoded by the coding sequence ATGAGCGGAATTCTCGACGGCAAGCGCATCCTGATCACCGGGGTGCTGATGGAGTCGTCCATCGCGTTCCACGCCGCGAAGGTGGCCCAGGAGCAGGGTGCCGAGGTCATCCTGACGGCCTTCCCCCGCCCCACCCTGACCGAGCGCATCGCCAGGAAGCTGCCGAAGCCTGCCAAGGTCATCGAGCTGGACGTGACCAACCAGGAGCACCTGGACCGGCTCGCCGGCCTGGTGCGCGAGGAGCTCGGCTCCCTGGACGGCGTCGTCCACTCCATCGGCTTCGCGCCGCAGGACGCGCTCGGCGGCAACTTCCTCAACACGCCGTTCGAGTCCGTCGCCACCGCGATGCACGTCTCGGCGTTCTCCCTGAAGTCGCTGGCCATGGCCTGCAAGCCGCTGATGAGCGAGGGCGGCTCTATCGTCGGCCTCACCTTCGACGCCCAGTACGCCTGGCCGCAGTACGACTGGATGGGCCCGGCGAAGGCCGCGCTGGAGGCCACCTCCCGCTACCTCGCCCGTGACCTGGGCAAGGACGGGCTGCGGTGCAACCTGATCTCGGCCGGACCGCTCCGCTCCATGGCCGCCAAGTCCATCCCGGGCTTCGAGGAGCTGGCCGACGTCTGGAACACCCGCGCCCCGCTGGCCTGGGACATGAACGACCCGGAGCCGGCCGGCCGCAGCATCGTCGCCCTGCTCTCCGACTTCTTCCCGCGCACCACGGGCGAGATCATCCATGTCGACAGCGGCGTGCACATGATGGGCGCCTGA
- the fabG gene encoding 3-oxoacyl-[acyl-carrier-protein] reductase, with amino-acid sequence MSRSVLVTGGNRGIGLAIARAFADNGDQVAITYRSGEPPQVLTEAGVLAVRCDITDAEQVEQAYKEIEEKHGPVEVLVANAGITKDQLLMRMSEEDFTSVLDTNLTGTFRVVKRANRGMLRAKKGRVVLISSVVGLLGSAGQANYAASKAGLVGFARSLARELGSRNITFNVVAPGFVDTDMTQALTEEQRKGIVSQVPLGRYARPEEIAAAVRFLASDDASYITGAVIPVDGGLGMGH; translated from the coding sequence TTGAGCCGCTCGGTTCTCGTCACCGGAGGAAACCGGGGCATCGGCCTCGCCATCGCCCGCGCCTTCGCCGACAACGGCGACCAGGTCGCGATCACCTACCGTTCCGGAGAGCCGCCCCAGGTGCTCACCGAAGCCGGTGTCCTCGCGGTGCGCTGCGACATCACGGACGCCGAGCAGGTGGAGCAGGCCTACAAGGAGATCGAGGAGAAGCACGGTCCCGTGGAGGTGCTGGTCGCCAACGCCGGCATCACCAAGGACCAGTTGCTGATGCGGATGTCGGAGGAGGACTTCACCTCCGTCCTCGACACCAACCTCACGGGGACCTTCCGGGTCGTCAAGCGCGCCAATCGCGGCATGCTGCGCGCGAAGAAGGGCCGTGTCGTCCTGATCTCCTCCGTCGTCGGCCTCCTCGGTTCGGCCGGTCAGGCCAACTACGCCGCCTCCAAGGCCGGGCTCGTCGGCTTCGCCCGGTCGCTGGCCCGTGAACTCGGTTCGCGGAACATCACCTTCAACGTCGTCGCCCCCGGTTTTGTCGACACCGACATGACCCAGGCGCTCACCGAGGAGCAGCGCAAGGGCATCGTGTCCCAGGTGCCGCTCGGCCGCTACGCGCGGCCCGAGGAGATCGCCGCCGCGGTGCGCTTCCTCGCCTCCGACGACGCGTCGTACATCACTGGAGCCGTCATTCCCGTTGACGGCGGATTGGGCATGGGTCACTGA
- a CDS encoding TldD/PmbA family protein — MPHEVDQSFLALPSRALADAALARARALGATHADFRLERVRSASWRLRDARPAGASDSTDLGYAVRVVHGGAWGFASGVDLTMDAAAKVASQAVAMAKLSAKVIAAAGSDERVELADEPVHGERTWVSAYDVDPFSVPDEEKAALLAEWSGRLLGAEGVAHVDASLMAVHENKFYADTAGTVTTQQRVRIHPQFTAVAVDGTSGGFDSMRTIAPPAGRGWEYLTGTGWDWNDELERIPGLLAEKMRAPGVEAGTYDLVVDPSNLWLTIHESIGHATELDRALGYEAAYAGTSFATFDQLGKLAYGSPVMNVTGDRTAEHGLATIGYDDEGVEAQSWDLVKDGTLVGYQLDRRIAKLTGLGRSNGCAYADSPGHVPVQRMANVSLKPDPGGLSTEDLIGGVERGIYVVGDRSWSIDMQRHNFQFTGQRFFRIENGRLAGQLRDVAYQATTTDFWGSMEKVGGPQSYVLGGAFNCGKAQPGQVAAVSHGCPSALFRGVNILNTTQEAGR, encoded by the coding sequence GTGCCCCACGAGGTAGATCAGTCATTCCTGGCCCTGCCGTCGCGCGCGCTGGCCGACGCGGCGCTCGCCCGGGCGCGGGCGCTGGGCGCGACCCACGCGGACTTCCGGCTGGAGCGGGTACGCAGCGCCTCCTGGCGGCTGCGGGACGCCCGGCCGGCCGGCGCGTCGGACAGCACGGACCTCGGGTACGCGGTGCGGGTGGTGCACGGCGGTGCCTGGGGGTTCGCCTCGGGCGTCGACCTGACGATGGACGCCGCCGCGAAGGTGGCCTCGCAGGCCGTCGCCATGGCGAAGCTGTCGGCGAAGGTGATCGCGGCCGCCGGTTCCGACGAGCGGGTGGAGCTGGCGGACGAGCCGGTGCACGGCGAGCGGACCTGGGTCTCGGCGTACGACGTCGACCCCTTCTCCGTACCGGACGAGGAGAAGGCGGCCCTGCTCGCCGAGTGGAGCGGGCGCCTGCTGGGCGCGGAGGGCGTCGCGCATGTGGACGCGTCCCTGATGGCCGTGCACGAGAACAAGTTCTACGCGGACACGGCGGGCACCGTCACCACCCAGCAACGGGTGCGGATCCACCCGCAGTTCACCGCCGTCGCGGTGGACGGCACGAGCGGTGGGTTCGACTCGATGCGGACCATCGCGCCGCCGGCGGGCCGGGGCTGGGAGTACCTGACCGGGACCGGCTGGGACTGGAACGACGAGCTGGAGCGGATCCCCGGGCTGCTCGCGGAGAAGATGCGCGCGCCGGGCGTCGAGGCGGGGACGTACGACCTGGTCGTCGATCCGTCGAACCTGTGGCTGACCATCCACGAGTCGATCGGCCACGCCACCGAGCTGGACCGGGCGCTGGGGTACGAGGCGGCGTACGCCGGGACCTCGTTCGCCACCTTCGACCAGCTGGGCAAGCTGGCGTACGGCTCCCCCGTGATGAACGTGACCGGTGACCGCACGGCCGAGCACGGGCTCGCGACGATCGGGTACGACGACGAGGGCGTCGAGGCGCAGTCGTGGGACCTGGTGAAGGACGGCACGCTGGTCGGCTACCAGCTGGACCGCCGCATCGCGAAGCTGACGGGCCTCGGCCGTTCCAACGGCTGCGCGTACGCGGACTCGCCGGGCCATGTCCCGGTGCAGCGCATGGCGAACGTGTCCCTGAAGCCGGATCCGGGCGGGCTGTCGACGGAGGACCTGATCGGCGGGGTGGAGCGCGGGATCTACGTGGTCGGCGACCGGTCCTGGTCGATCGACATGCAGCGCCACAACTTCCAGTTCACCGGGCAGCGGTTCTTCCGCATCGAGAACGGCCGGCTGGCCGGGCAGCTGCGCGATGTGGCGTACCAGGCGACGACCACGGACTTCTGGGGCTCGATGGAGAAGGTCGGCGGCCCCCAGAGTTACGTCCTGGGCGGCGCGTTCAACTGCGGCAAGGCCCAGCCGGGCCAGGTCGCGGCGGTCTCGCACGGCTGCCCCTCCGCCCTCTTCCGGGGCGTCAACATCCTCAACACGACGCAGGAGGCCGGACGATGA